A region of Vanessa cardui chromosome 1, ilVanCard2.1, whole genome shotgun sequence DNA encodes the following proteins:
- the LOC124543911 gene encoding transcription factor Ken isoform X2, giving the protein MMGEGLLTLTYGKHHACILNEVGAAWRGARYSDLVLVCDDAVPLAAHRIVMAAASPLIRKILDDTPSIENPVTIHMSGINSTLMRHLLVFLYSGQAYIESGEIDDMQELFELLEIKSDVWKSTKERQQAEERNRSCDRLKGKNLKTDINSNESSKHDAPSGSSHSESERVTPGAGYSKDKERGESESLSIKKESMSTSSNDEREEDDPDGEKRDKECGRVSSRRRSSSNPVNLSLARNSENTSSEHDDSQDLDVETVASKNIGRRRSTSSSQEDQPQETVYRRQLLSDRLGRGIERAKRKSHYLEPPELDLRTVKLEDYGHLKTSDNEFMALVQTSPENYVVTPHRKRRTGFHNSPSQNPPFVSFPPSYLEEMAHLRYAQGPGVAAGVARLGALHQLSASAPPYLPERSATPPTAVHEDALKYRPPSAGSWGPWLCQPQMGGDETPSTDHEQGSSKQAPVREYRCEYCGKQFGMSWNLKTHLRVHTGEKPFACRLCVAMFKQKAHLLKHLCSVHRNVISSSENDGRTNTPGRFNCCFCQLTFEALPELIRHLSGPHNSLLLSKNLHE; this is encoded by the exons ATGATGGGCGAGGGCCTGCTGACACTCACGTACGGCAAGCACCACGCCTGCATCCTGAACGAGGTGGGCGCGGCGTGGCGCGGCGCCCGTTACTCCGACCTGGTGTTGGTGTGTGACGACGCTGTGCCGCTAGCTGCCCACCGCATCGTCATGGCTGCTGCTAGTCCCTTGATaag gaaAATCCTCGATGACACTCCATCTATCGAGAATCCAGTCACAATTCACATGTCCGGCATTAACAGCACCCTTATGAGACATTTACTTGTTTTCTTATACAGTGGACAGGCTTACATTGAG TCAGGAGAAATCGATGACATGCAAGAATTATTTGAACTGTTGGAAATCAAATCGGATGTGTGGAAATCAACAAAAGAAAGACAACAGGCAGAAGAAAGAAACAGATCATGCGACCGATTAAAAGGCAAAAATCTCAAAACGGACATTAATAGTAACGAAAGCAGTAAACATGACGCGCCATCAGGATCCTCACACTCGGAAAGTGAAAGAGTTACGCCAGGAGCAGGCTACAGTAAAGATAAAGAACGAGGAGAATCGGAATCCTTGAGTATAAAAAAGGAAAGCATGTCAACAAGCAGTAATGATGAAAGGGAGGAAGATGATCCAGATGGTGAAAAAAGAGATAAGGAATGCGGACGAGTTTCTTCACGTAGACGAAGCTCTTCGAATCCTGTAAATTTATCACTAGCCAGGAACTCAGAAAACACAAGCAGCGAACACGATGATTCACAGGACCTTGATGTCGAAACAGTTGCGTCTAAG AACATTGGAAGAAGACGATCTACGTCTTCAAGTCAAGAAGATCAACCTCAGGAAACGGTATACCGAAGACAGTTGTTAAGCGATCGATTAGGAAGAGGTATTGAAAGAGCAAAGAGAAAATCACACTATTTGGAACCACCCGAACTGGACTTAAGAACTGTAAAGTTAGAAGATTACGGACACCTAAAGACCTCTGACAATGAATTTATGGCTCTTGTTCAAACGTCACCAGAAAACTATGTAGTTACACCACACAGGAAAAGAAGAACTGGATTTCATAATTCACCATCACAGAATCCTCCGTTCGTTTCGTTTCCTCCAAGCTATTTAGAAGAAATGGCCCACTTGCGATATGCCCAAGGACCCGGAGTAGCAGCGGGTGTTGCCCGACTGGGAGCGCTACACCAACTTAGCGCTTCCGCTCCACCTTATTTACCAGAAAGAAGTGCAACACCTCCAACGGCAGTACACGAAGACGCTCTCAAATATCGGCCTCCGAGTGCGGGATCATGGGGTCCTTGGCTTTGTCAACCACAAATGGGAGGAGATGAAACACCATCTACAGATCATGAGCAAGGTTCGAGTAAACAAGCGCCTGTCCGAGAATACCGTTGCGAATACTGTGGAAAACAATTTGGTATGTCATGGAATCTCAAGACTCATCTGAGAGTTCATACAGGAGAAAAACCATTTGCATGTCGTCTCTGCGTCGCCATGTTCAAACAGAAGGCTCATTTGCTTAAACATCTATGTTCAGTTCATCGGAATGTTATATCATCGAGCGAAAACGATGGTCGAACGAATACCCCAGGTCGGTTTAATTGCTGTTTCTGTCAATTAACGTTTGAAGCATTACCAGAACTTATAAGACATCTTTCAGGACCACATAATAGCCttcttttaagtaaaaatttgCATGAATGA
- the LOC124543911 gene encoding transcription factor Ken isoform X1, whose amino-acid sequence MFDSNILLNFYNEIANRSALQLASAGMMGEGLLTLTYGKHHACILNEVGAAWRGARYSDLVLVCDDAVPLAAHRIVMAAASPLIRKILDDTPSIENPVTIHMSGINSTLMRHLLVFLYSGQAYIESGEIDDMQELFELLEIKSDVWKSTKERQQAEERNRSCDRLKGKNLKTDINSNESSKHDAPSGSSHSESERVTPGAGYSKDKERGESESLSIKKESMSTSSNDEREEDDPDGEKRDKECGRVSSRRRSSSNPVNLSLARNSENTSSEHDDSQDLDVETVASKNIGRRRSTSSSQEDQPQETVYRRQLLSDRLGRGIERAKRKSHYLEPPELDLRTVKLEDYGHLKTSDNEFMALVQTSPENYVVTPHRKRRTGFHNSPSQNPPFVSFPPSYLEEMAHLRYAQGPGVAAGVARLGALHQLSASAPPYLPERSATPPTAVHEDALKYRPPSAGSWGPWLCQPQMGGDETPSTDHEQGSSKQAPVREYRCEYCGKQFGMSWNLKTHLRVHTGEKPFACRLCVAMFKQKAHLLKHLCSVHRNVISSSENDGRTNTPGRFNCCFCQLTFEALPELIRHLSGPHNSLLLSKNLHE is encoded by the exons ATGTTCGATAGTAACATACTTTTGAATTTCTACAATGAGATTGCGAATAGAAGTGCACTACAGTTGGCAAG TGCTGGAATGATGGGCGAGGGCCTGCTGACACTCACGTACGGCAAGCACCACGCCTGCATCCTGAACGAGGTGGGCGCGGCGTGGCGCGGCGCCCGTTACTCCGACCTGGTGTTGGTGTGTGACGACGCTGTGCCGCTAGCTGCCCACCGCATCGTCATGGCTGCTGCTAGTCCCTTGATaag gaaAATCCTCGATGACACTCCATCTATCGAGAATCCAGTCACAATTCACATGTCCGGCATTAACAGCACCCTTATGAGACATTTACTTGTTTTCTTATACAGTGGACAGGCTTACATTGAG TCAGGAGAAATCGATGACATGCAAGAATTATTTGAACTGTTGGAAATCAAATCGGATGTGTGGAAATCAACAAAAGAAAGACAACAGGCAGAAGAAAGAAACAGATCATGCGACCGATTAAAAGGCAAAAATCTCAAAACGGACATTAATAGTAACGAAAGCAGTAAACATGACGCGCCATCAGGATCCTCACACTCGGAAAGTGAAAGAGTTACGCCAGGAGCAGGCTACAGTAAAGATAAAGAACGAGGAGAATCGGAATCCTTGAGTATAAAAAAGGAAAGCATGTCAACAAGCAGTAATGATGAAAGGGAGGAAGATGATCCAGATGGTGAAAAAAGAGATAAGGAATGCGGACGAGTTTCTTCACGTAGACGAAGCTCTTCGAATCCTGTAAATTTATCACTAGCCAGGAACTCAGAAAACACAAGCAGCGAACACGATGATTCACAGGACCTTGATGTCGAAACAGTTGCGTCTAAG AACATTGGAAGAAGACGATCTACGTCTTCAAGTCAAGAAGATCAACCTCAGGAAACGGTATACCGAAGACAGTTGTTAAGCGATCGATTAGGAAGAGGTATTGAAAGAGCAAAGAGAAAATCACACTATTTGGAACCACCCGAACTGGACTTAAGAACTGTAAAGTTAGAAGATTACGGACACCTAAAGACCTCTGACAATGAATTTATGGCTCTTGTTCAAACGTCACCAGAAAACTATGTAGTTACACCACACAGGAAAAGAAGAACTGGATTTCATAATTCACCATCACAGAATCCTCCGTTCGTTTCGTTTCCTCCAAGCTATTTAGAAGAAATGGCCCACTTGCGATATGCCCAAGGACCCGGAGTAGCAGCGGGTGTTGCCCGACTGGGAGCGCTACACCAACTTAGCGCTTCCGCTCCACCTTATTTACCAGAAAGAAGTGCAACACCTCCAACGGCAGTACACGAAGACGCTCTCAAATATCGGCCTCCGAGTGCGGGATCATGGGGTCCTTGGCTTTGTCAACCACAAATGGGAGGAGATGAAACACCATCTACAGATCATGAGCAAGGTTCGAGTAAACAAGCGCCTGTCCGAGAATACCGTTGCGAATACTGTGGAAAACAATTTGGTATGTCATGGAATCTCAAGACTCATCTGAGAGTTCATACAGGAGAAAAACCATTTGCATGTCGTCTCTGCGTCGCCATGTTCAAACAGAAGGCTCATTTGCTTAAACATCTATGTTCAGTTCATCGGAATGTTATATCATCGAGCGAAAACGATGGTCGAACGAATACCCCAGGTCGGTTTAATTGCTGTTTCTGTCAATTAACGTTTGAAGCATTACCAGAACTTATAAGACATCTTTCAGGACCACATAATAGCCttcttttaagtaaaaatttgCATGAATGA